One bacterium genomic window carries:
- a CDS encoding tetratricopeptide repeat protein, with protein sequence MRYLPLLLVLALSALVFAQVAGHDFLSWDDDVFFYQNPNLQPPTAASLRAVWTGPYAHLYAPVTYTAWWLLARAGGATAANGLWAVPPAVYHVANLVVHLATIALAYLLLLMLTRSPWAAGVGAMLFGLHPLQVEAVAWGSELKDLLGGCFGLLALLLYVRARTGGTPVGGVPVGCADTSPSSSPPWTSSGAATYALATLAFVLAVLSKPNLVAVPLVALAVDWLLLRTPPRRVLVRVVPWLALAAVHAFLTRAVQPPSPLLTLPLWLRLFVAGDALAFYLAKLVWPLKLAADYGRTPQAVIGHWWGYATWLAPAALLVLAVVLRRRSRWALPGLLWFGFALLPVLGLLPFDFQQYSTPADHYAYLAMCGPALALAGLALHLRGFYGRLPVLVLLALLAAQSGLQTMTWQTNDTFWRHTLEVNPRSYLAHNNLGAVYLLAGRLPLAAREFRAAIELQPTDADALVNLGMVLLRMGQPQEARDALERGLQVRPGDPKAHLMLGMIALQAHDYPTALEHLQTAVAADPQNPAARAELARALRALGRDDEAQSVLGGGP encoded by the coding sequence ATGCGCTACCTCCCCCTTCTCCTGGTGCTCGCGCTCTCGGCGCTGGTGTTCGCGCAGGTGGCCGGCCACGACTTCCTGTCGTGGGATGACGACGTCTTCTTCTACCAGAACCCCAACCTGCAGCCGCCGACCGCTGCGTCGCTGCGGGCCGTCTGGACCGGCCCGTACGCCCATCTGTACGCCCCGGTGACGTACACGGCCTGGTGGCTGCTCGCCCGCGCCGGCGGTGCGACCGCCGCGAATGGCCTGTGGGCCGTCCCGCCGGCCGTCTACCACGTCGCCAACCTGGTCGTGCACCTGGCGACCATCGCCCTCGCCTACCTGCTGTTGCTGATGCTCACGCGGAGCCCCTGGGCCGCCGGAGTGGGCGCGATGCTGTTCGGGCTCCATCCGCTGCAGGTCGAGGCGGTGGCCTGGGGGTCGGAGCTGAAGGACCTGCTGGGGGGCTGCTTCGGACTGCTGGCGTTGCTGCTGTACGTACGTGCCAGAACGGGAGGGACGCCGGTCGGCGGGGTCCCTGTCGGCTGCGCCGACACCTCGCCCTCCTCTAGCCCGCCGTGGACCAGCAGCGGGGCGGCTACCTACGCCCTTGCCACCCTCGCCTTCGTCCTGGCGGTCCTGTCGAAGCCCAATCTGGTGGCTGTGCCCCTGGTGGCCCTGGCGGTGGACTGGCTGCTGCTCCGGACGCCGCCGCGGCGCGTGCTCGTCCGGGTCGTCCCGTGGCTGGCGCTGGCGGCGGTTCACGCGTTCCTGACGCGGGCCGTGCAGCCCCCCTCGCCGCTGCTCACGCTCCCCCTGTGGCTGCGCCTGTTCGTGGCCGGGGACGCGCTGGCGTTCTACCTGGCCAAGCTCGTGTGGCCCCTGAAGCTGGCGGCGGACTATGGTCGCACGCCGCAGGCCGTGATCGGCCACTGGTGGGGTTACGCGACGTGGTTGGCCCCGGCGGCGCTGCTGGTTCTCGCGGTGGTTCTCCGCCGGCGCTCGCGCTGGGCGCTGCCGGGGCTCCTGTGGTTCGGATTCGCGCTACTGCCCGTGCTGGGGCTGTTGCCGTTCGACTTCCAGCAGTACTCCACCCCCGCCGACCACTATGCCTACCTGGCAATGTGCGGTCCGGCGCTAGCGCTGGCCGGACTGGCGCTGCACCTGAGGGGGTTCTACGGCCGGCTGCCGGTGCTGGTGCTGCTGGCCCTGCTGGCGGCGCAGAGCGGCCTGCAGACGATGACGTGGCAGACCAACGACACCTTCTGGCGGCACACGCTGGAGGTCAATCCGCGCAGCTACCTGGCCCACAACAACCTCGGCGCGGTGTACCTGCTGGCGGGCAGGCTGCCGCTGGCGGCCAGGGAGTTCCGCGCTGCGATAGAACTGCAGCCGACGGATGCCGATGCGCTGGTGAACCTGGGGATGGTGCTGCTGCGGATGGGGCAGCCGCAGGAGGCACGCGACGCCCTGGAGCGCGGCCTGCAGGTGCGCCCCGGCGATCCGAAGGCTCACCTGATGCTGGGCATGATCGCGCTGCAGGCCCACGACTACCCGACGGCCCTGGAACACCTGCAGACTGCCGTCGCGGCTGACCCGCAGAACCCGGCGGCGCGCGCTGAGCTGGCCAGAGCGCTAAGGGCGCTGGGCCGCGACGACGAGGCACAGTCCGTGCTGGGGGGCGGCCCGTAG